TCTCAGGACCAATTGGACTTAAAATCGGCCTTTTTTGCTCAAAAAATGAGCAGCCGGTAAGAAACCGTAAAGCTTTGCTGAAGAAATTTGCGTTAAAAGTGTGATCTGCGTCACACTTTATCTAAAATTACGCTTCCCTGTCGTTGTATGTCGAAATCAGACGATATAGATTTGCCTTGTTTTCGGAATAGTCCTAAAAAACGTAAGAAGATGTCACGGAAGATGTCCGGAACTCGAAAATAGAATGGCATGGATTTTCGACCTTCGGTGGGTCTGAAACCCACAAAAACAGAAGGCGAAAACTGTGACATTAATGTTATGTGAGTTTTTTTTGCCATCTTTTGATTTAACAAACAGCAGCTCGAACCGCAGATTTTAAATCTGCGATACAGTTACGTCGCATCTCTCAGGATGGAAAAATAATGAACACCTCTGAAGTACTCAAACATATTTATGACCTTAACTTGTCTTATTTACTGCTTGCGCAGCGTTTAATTAACCAGGATAAAGCTTCTGCAATGTTTCGCCTCGGAATTGACGAGAAAATGGCGAACGCGTTATCTGAATTAACCTTGCCCGAGATGGTAAAAATGGCGGAAACCAATCAACTGGTTTGCCAGTTCCGTTTTACCGAAAGCAGCACTATTAATCGTTTGACGCAGGAATCACGCGTGGATGATTTACAACAAATCCACACCGGCATTTTATTATCGAGCCGTTTACTGCGTAATGCGTCTAAAGATGAAGCGCCTGCTAAAAAGAGAGCAATGTCATGAGTGAGAAAAGTATTGTTCAGGAAGCACGTGATATTCAGCTCGCCATGGAGCTCATCACGTTAGGTGCGCGCTTACAGATGTTAGAGAGTGAAACTCAGCTGAGCCGTGGTCGTCTGATCAAGCTCTATAAAGAATTACGTGGCAGCCCGCCACCAAAAGGCATGCTGCCGTTCTCCACGGACTGGTTTATGACGTGGGAACAGAACATCCATGCTTCTATGTTCTGCAACGCCTGGAAGTTTTTACTGAAAACGGGCCTGTGCAGCGGTGTCGATGCCGTGATCAAAGCTTACCGCCTGTATCTTGAACAGTGTCCTCAATCGGACGAGGGCCCGCTGTTGGCGCTGACTCGTGCCTGGACCCTGGTCCGATTCGTTGATAGCGGTATGCTGGAACTGGCTGATTGTAAGAGCTGCAACGGCAGCTTTATTAACCATGCGCATCAGCCTGTTGGCAGCTTTACCTGCAGCCTGTGCCAGCCGCCATCACGTGCCGTAAAAAGACGTAAACTTTCTGCAGAACCTGCCGATATGTTTCCACAACTGCTGGATGAACAGGTTAAACACGCCGTTTAAATTTGTTCGCATTGTGGAAGCCATCCAGCAGCGGTTAATACCGCTGCTTTTTTTTTGCTTGCGGTTCAGGAATAACACCTGCGGCTCTCTGGCTTAACTTCCACCAACACGTTACGGACGTAAGGATATTTTTGTGCTGATAATTATAGGTTACCTGATTGTTTTAGGCTCCGTGTTGGGCGGATATGCGCTGGTAGGTGGCCATCTGGGCGCGCTTTATCAGCCAGCCGAATTATTAATGATCGGCGGTGCCGGTGCCGGTGCATTTTTAGTCGGCAACAACGGTAAGTCGATTAAAAAAACCCTGAAAGCGCTGCCTAAGTTATTTCGCGGCTCCAAGTACAACAAAGCCGTTTACATGGATTTAATGGCGCTGCTTTATCGCCTGATGGCGAAGTCGCGTCAGCAGGGGATGTTATCGCTGGAACGGGATATTGAAGATCCGAGCCAGAGTGAAATTTTTGCTAATTATCCCCGCATTCTTGCCGATAAACAGTTAGTAGATTTTATTACCGACTATTTGCGCCTGATGGTGAGCGGCAACATGAACGCCTTTGAAATCGAAGCGTTGATGGATGAAGAGATTGAGACCTACGAACACGAGTGTGACGTACCAGCGCAAAGTATATCTGCAGTCGGCGATGGTCTTCCCGCTTTCGGTATCGTTGCCGCGGTAATGGGCGTGGTGCATGCGCTGGCTTCGGCCGACCGCCCGGCCGCTGAACTCGGTGCGCTGGTGGCCCATGCGATGGTGGGAACCTTCCTGGGCATTTTGCTGGCCTACGGATTCGTCTCTCCGCTGGCGTCGGTACTGCGCCAGAAGTGTGCAGAAACCACCAAGATGATGCAGTGCATCAAGGTGACCCTGCTGTCGAGCCTGAATGGATACGCGCCGCAGATTGCGGTGGAGTTTGGTCGTAAGACGCTCTACTCCGCCGAGCGCCCATCGTTCAGCGAACTGGAAGAGCACGTACGTAACGCTAAGAACCCGGCTAAACAGACTTCAGACGAGGCTTCATGAAACACGGCAATCGCCCAATTGTGCTGATCAAAAAGCGCAAACATAAAGGCCATGAAGGCAGCCACGGATCGTGGAAGATTGCCTACGCCGACTTTATGACGGCGATGATGGCCTTTTTTATGGTGATGTGGCTGCTCTCTATCGCCAACCCGCAGGAGCTGGTGCAGATAGCAGACTACTTCAAGACACCGCTTAAGGTTGCACTGACCGGCGGGGCGCGCAGCAGCGACAGCGAAAGCCCGATCCCTGGCGGCGGTGATGATCCAACGAAAAAGATTGGCGAAGTGAACAAAGTCGTCGATATGGACGCGCAGAAACGCAAGCTGGATGAAATTCGCCTTAACCGCTTGCGTGAGAAACTCGACCAGCTGATTGAAGCGGATCCGCGCCTGAAAGCGCTGCGCCCGCATCTGATCATCAACATGGTGGAAGAGGGGCTGCGTATCCAGATTATCGACAGCCAGAATCGCCCGATGTTTAAAACC
This genomic window from Pantoea sp. Lij88 contains:
- the flhD gene encoding flagellar transcriptional regulator FlhD gives rise to the protein MNTSEVLKHIYDLNLSYLLLAQRLINQDKASAMFRLGIDEKMANALSELTLPEMVKMAETNQLVCQFRFTESSTINRLTQESRVDDLQQIHTGILLSSRLLRNASKDEAPAKKRAMS
- the motB gene encoding flagellar motor protein MotB; this translates as MKHGNRPIVLIKKRKHKGHEGSHGSWKIAYADFMTAMMAFFMVMWLLSIANPQELVQIADYFKTPLKVALTGGARSSDSESPIPGGGDDPTKKIGEVNKVVDMDAQKRKLDEIRLNRLREKLDQLIEADPRLKALRPHLIINMVEEGLRIQIIDSQNRPMFKTGRAEVEPYMRDILRAIAPILNDIPNRISLAGHTDDFQYANGDKGYSNWELSTDRANASRRELVTGGLDSGKILRVLGMADTMSLKNRGGNDAVNRRISLLVLNHDTEAAIEKENAESDAVQISDPAAIQQITAPATPGSAVNTAAPSQPR
- the flhC gene encoding flagellar transcriptional regulator FlhC; this encodes MSEKSIVQEARDIQLAMELITLGARLQMLESETQLSRGRLIKLYKELRGSPPPKGMLPFSTDWFMTWEQNIHASMFCNAWKFLLKTGLCSGVDAVIKAYRLYLEQCPQSDEGPLLALTRAWTLVRFVDSGMLELADCKSCNGSFINHAHQPVGSFTCSLCQPPSRAVKRRKLSAEPADMFPQLLDEQVKHAV
- the motA gene encoding flagellar motor stator protein MotA → MLIIIGYLIVLGSVLGGYALVGGHLGALYQPAELLMIGGAGAGAFLVGNNGKSIKKTLKALPKLFRGSKYNKAVYMDLMALLYRLMAKSRQQGMLSLERDIEDPSQSEIFANYPRILADKQLVDFITDYLRLMVSGNMNAFEIEALMDEEIETYEHECDVPAQSISAVGDGLPAFGIVAAVMGVVHALASADRPAAELGALVAHAMVGTFLGILLAYGFVSPLASVLRQKCAETTKMMQCIKVTLLSSLNGYAPQIAVEFGRKTLYSAERPSFSELEEHVRNAKNPAKQTSDEAS